The Thermotoga sp. KOL6 genome contains the following window.
CAACGTTTGAAAGACGTTCCTACCATCATCCAACTTGAAAACCTCACTCGCGGTGACACCGTAATTTACCGAGTATCCCAACACAACAACGGACCTTTTGCCTTCGGAAGCTGGGGAAGTCGTTATTTCCCAGGCTCCGTTCTTGAACTCCACAGGCCTGTTGAAAACATCGTATCCTGCAAAAATATAATCGTTACCAATCCTTGTATTCGCTATTTCCACAAGATTTTCCTTTATTTTGTCGATTTCTTCTGCTATTGCTTCCCTTTCATCTCTTGAAAGGGTCCCATTCGACGCTCTGACGAGGAGTTCTCGCAGCCTTTGAGAAACTGTCGAAACTGTCTGCAAAGCGCTATCGTACGCATTGACATAAGTTTGAACATGATCCAAATTTCTTTGGAATTGTTCCAACTCTCTTTTTCTCGTCATGATATCACTCGCTCTCTTGGCAACAACCGCGTCGTCACTTGGATACCTTACTCTGTAGCCAGAAGAGAGCTGATCATGAAGTTTAGATATTCTCTTCAAACTGGTTTGTATGTTGAACAAAACCCTGTCACTTATCATTTTGTTTGTCACACGCATGACGTATCACCCCACCATGTTGATCACAGCTTGTATCATCTCATCCACAGTGGATATGACCTTAGCGGCTGCATTGAACGCATGCTGATACTCTATCATGTTTGCCATCTCCTCATCAAGAGACACTCCTTTAACCCTTTCCCGTTCACCATCGATCTCTTGTCTCAGAATTTCGGTGTTCGTTTTGAGGTTACTGGCAGTTTCCGCCTCAACGCCAAGTTCGGCCACAACCCCACCAAAGAATTCGTGAAAACTTTCCTTTCCATTGGATAACAATCTCTTGTGATAAAGATCCTGCACGATCTCAAGAAGTTTTGGATTGGCACCACCTGTAGGTCGCAAGTCCTCTGCATTCCAATCGTTATTTTCCATGGTACGACCAATATCTACTGCAAGATTTGCAGGGTTTGAAACAAGAGAGGAACTCACATCGAATTGGTTCACGATATTCAGAGGCTCATCGTGAGTAACTCTGTCGAAAGTTACCACGTCAGCTATTTTGAATCTGTCTTTCAAAGTGTTGAAATCGTCGGTTCTTGATATCAAAGTGTACGAACTCGTCCAATCGAAAGTGGTAGGATCGTTGTCTGGGTCTACAAGGCCCAAAGCTTCAAACAATCCTTGAGGACCTATTATCTCCATCATTCTGAGATCGAAATCGTAAAGGGAAGTTGCTCTCAAAACGAAAGAATGGTGAGGCGTGAGATCTGCTAAGACTCCTGCATTTTTTTCGTTGATTTTTCCCACAAAGGACTCCAAAGTATCGATTGCTGGATCTATTTCTATATCTGTAGAGTTTATCGTTATGGTGAAAGGAAGGGTGGGATCGAACCCAGTTTGTCCATAGAATATATTTTCCAAAGTATCTTCGTATCTCAAAACTTCATATTCTCGAACGAAAGCTCCAGATTTTGTGAAAAAACTGCCATCACTGAGAACTTTCAACGATGATGGATCGAAATTCAACTGCTCGTCAGGAATGATTATCAACATGTTCTCCCCAGTGGAAGGATCAGTGTAAGTGTACGCTCTCAAATGCAAAGAAGAATTTATTGCAGATTCTATACTTGAAAGACTCACTCCCCCGGAGAGATCTATAGTTATCGTCTCCGACTGTTCGGTGCCGTCTTCAAGGGTATATTTGACATTTATTCTGTAAACATCCCTTTCAAGCGAAAAAATGTCGGATTCCCTTATGGTGAGGTATCCTCTGGTTTCCGTGTTGAATCCCATCTTCGATAGGGAGTCGCCAAGAGATAGGAACAGTTTGTTTCTAAGATTTCCCGCAGTGTCCTCCAGATACAATCTGTATCCTCCAGCGTGTGGTCCTATTTGAAGGGAAGTGCCCAGCAATCCCCATGCTGAAATAACATCCCCAATAGTTGATCCAGAAGAGATATTTATGGAATCGAAAGACCCACCTCCAGTGGCAAGAATGACATCATCCGTTTCGAAATATCTGTTGCTTATTTCCGAAGTATTTTCTGCAGAATGAATTCCCGTAACTGTATGATAAGGTCCCATTTCCAGTCTTCTGTTACCTTTAAGCCTGAAAATAGCTGGATCATCTGAAAAGGCTTCGATTTTCTTGAAAAAGTTCAGATTCGTCGTTACTCCGTTCGATTCGAATCCGTCCCTATGAACAAGATTCACACTATCCGTGGTAAAGAGAACGAATTCGTCAAGTTTTCTCATGTACCTCACTATGATGGAGTCGCGAAGATCGAGAAGAGCTTTCAATTTTCCATCGGTGAGGATCAATTTGGCATTGCCAACAAAGAGTTCGTGATATCCCTTGCCGTAAGGTCTTTCTAAGGCACGGAGTTTGTTATAAGTGGAACCGTTGAGGACAATTTGGTTTCCTATCCTCAAAGTGATTTGACCATCTTCCGCCTCTGTGTAACTTATGTTCGCCAGATCAGAGAGCTTGTCTAAAATTCTGTCCCTCTCATCTAAAAGATCGTTAGGAGGAGACTTGAGCGTCACACCTATTCGGACCTTGTTATTCAAATCTGCAAGTCTTTCTATCATTTGGTTTATCTCAGACACTCTTTGGACTATTTCATTGTCAATATCCTCTCTGAGTTGTTCGAGCCTCGAATAGAGATCTTTCACTTGAGAGACCATCTGCTGAGCTCTTGAAACCACTTCTGCCTTCGACGCTACATTCGTTGGATCAGACATAACCTCTTGAAATGCATTCCAAAAATTGTCAACAAGGCTTCTAATTCCATTCTCATTCGGTTCTGCTAAAAGCTGTTCCACAAAATGCAAGTTGGAAAGGATAGTATCCCAGTAATTGTAACGGTTGTTCACCTGCCTGTACTGAACATCAAGAAACGCATCCCTTAACCTGATGATCGTCTTAACACGAGAGCCGGTGCCCATCTGAAGTGGCACAGAAGGTTGTGTAAGCGTCGTGAGAGGAATAGGAGGAGTGGCTTCTATTATAGGCCTTTGTCTAGAATAACCTGGTGTGTTGGCGTTCGCTATGTTGTGTCCTACCACATTCATCGCCAATTTGTGAGTATATATTCCCGTGAGTGCTGTGTTGAGAATTCCAAACATAGACATGTCAGGCATTTTCAAGACCTCCCGTAAAATACAGAGGGCCCTTCTTTATCAAACGAGCCATCTTTTCTGTAGGTAATTTCGTTTCTTTGGAAACTGAACACGAAATCTATGTACCTTAAATGGAAATCTATCGCTTGCTTGAGTTTTTGGAGTTCAAAGGTGATTTTGTTCAGCGATTCGAAAAATTCTTTCAAGGTTATTATCATCTCTTCATCGTCTCGATAGATCTCCAAGAGATCGATGAGTTTTACACCTTCTCCGTATGTTTTCAACGTAGATTCAAGCTTTTCGTTAATCGAGCTCATTCGCATCGACATTTCTTCCAACTGCGGAAGAATCTCTTCCAACCTTTTGAAATCCTTACTCACAACAGCATCCAACTCTTTTTCCAAGAGCGTTCTTATTTTGTTCATAATTTCGATTTTCTTACAAAGTACCTCTTTCAGGTCATTTTTTATCATTCAGACAACTCCTTCAGAATGCTCCTTGCAAGCCTCTCTGTGTCTATGAAATAGTTACCGCTTTCTATAGCTTTTCTCAATTCCTCAACTAGTTCCTCTCGAATGGTTGAAATGTTCTTCGCTTCCTCAGAAAGTTTTTTTATGCTTTCGACGTTTTTGAACTCCACTCTGTCTGCTGAATCGTTTTTCTTTTTCTCTCTTGATCTTTCTACAGAAGGCCGTTTTATTCCTTCCAAGGGGTTGATTTCCCTTGGTCCGTTCACACCATCTATCATGCTTTTCACCTCCCGTATAATATTATCGGGCAGCTTTTTCCAAACTTGAATGGGAGGAACTGATGTGTCTAACACAAGAAAAACTCTCTCTTTCTCTGCAGGGACCCTTATCTCCAGAATCACCGGCCTCTTTCGCGATATCACTCTTGCTAGCGTTTTCGGTGCTTCATCTGTTTTGGACGCCTATTACATTGCCATCGTTTTCCCATTCTTTTTGAGGAGAACGTTTGCAGAAGGAGCTATGAGCTCGGCCTTTCTTCCTATTTACAACCAACTGAAGACGAAAGAGGAAAAAGAACGATTCACCTCTGCTGTTCTCACATCCCTTGGATTGATCACCCTCGGAGTTGTCATATTTTCCGAGATATTTCCTCGTTTCATGGTCTCCATATTCGCCACGGGAGCGGAAGAATCTATCAGATCACTCGCATCGTCTCTCCTTCGAATAACAGCTCCTTTCATCTCCATAGTCTTCGTTTGGGCAGTGTTTTACTCGATCCACAACTCCCAACATAGATACTTCCTTCCAGCTTTAACACCCATGTTCTCGAATATAGGAGTAATAATGGGAAGTCTCACGGGCGATATAAAATGGTCCGCTTTCGGATTCACAGCTGGAGGACTCATCGCTCTCCTTGTTCTACTACCTTACAGAGAAGGCTTCAAATACAGGCCCACTTTCAGAGGATTAAAAAAGTTTTACAGAATGTTTTTTGCAACTTTTTTAACAATGGCTGTTTCGCAGATTGCCACTCTAGTAGATGTGAACGTGTCTTCATTTTTGGATCCCGGATCTCTTTCTTTGATACAACTTTCTAGTCGCCTCTACCAACTCCCGTTGGGGATCTTTGGAGTAGCCGTCTCCACTGTGGCACTTTCAACGTTGAGCCAGGTGAAAGAAGAGGAATTCAACAGTAATCTGAGTGATTTCATCATCAAAAGTCTATTCCTCACCATACCATCAACCGTGGGATTGATTGTTCTGTCAAAGAGGTTACTCTCTCTTCTGTTTGGCTATGGTGCTTTCACAAGCAAAGATGTGAAAACGGCTTCCGAGATACTTTCGATGTACGCCCTCGGGCTGTGCTTTGTAGCGCTTTTTCATCTATTATCACGTGCTTATCATGCCAAAAGAAAAGCGAGGATCCCCTTTCTAGCGATGTTGCTCGTTTCGGTCGTGAATGTATGTCTCGACGTGGTCTTAGGACTCACTTTGAGAGCGAAAGGCATTGCTTTAGCAACTAGTGTTTCTTACATTGTAGGATTTTTCTTCCTCTTCTTCAAAATGAAACCATCTCTTGATAATCGGATCTTTAAAATCTTGGTTTCAGCGATTGTAATGGGGGTTACACTTCTCCTGATAAAAAACCTTTTCACAACAAGGATTGGTACGGTGTTCTTGGTATTTCTCGGCGCAGGTACGTATATTGGTGTTGGAAAGATTTTGAAGTTAAGGGAAGTGGAGGAGATCTTTAGAACAAAATTGCACTGAGGTATCCTACAACTTCCAAAGTATCACCGGAAACATCACCGCTGGTTGCATGCTTCAATATTTTGCTGTTCTGGAACTTCAAGTTCAAAACCGTCGCAACACCACCATATCCACACATGCTGATATCTTCTCTCACAAGGTATTCATAAAGCATCCCTGGATTTCGTTTTTCTATAGCTTCAATTATATAAGAATCTTTCCTCATAGTAGTTTTTTGATCTTCGTAATGATTCAAATCGGTCGATGCAACAACTAAGGTGCCTTCGAACTCCTTTGATAACGTATTTATTGCTTGAGCAAGATCTTCCGCAACCATAGGACTTTGATCCATCAAACAAATGGGAACGAAAGAAAAATCTCCGAAAACGAATTGTAGGAACGGGAGCTGCACTTCTATTGAATGTTCCCTCAAATGAGACAACGTATCTTCCTCCGCGTACCTGGAATTTTCTAAAATAATCTGGGCTGCTTTCTCATTTATCGGTACCGCACCGAGCGGTGTTTCCCAAAAACCATTCGGCCAAACTCCTACAGATTTGCCAAAACCCGTGTGATTAGGACCAACAATTACGACAAGAGAGGGTTTCCCAAATTTGGCAACCTCAAGATATCCCCACGCCGCCACAGGACCGCTGTACACATAGCCTGCATGCGGTGAAACGAGAGCAAGAAGTTTGTTAAGGGACAAATCAACAGGACCAGGCAGCTTGCCTGGTCCTATCCTTTCATCCAAGAAACACATCTTTATCATCTCTATCAACTCATCACTTCGAGAAGGATAGAAGAGGCCAGCAACAGCTGGCTTTCTGATCATGGTTCCACCACCTTGACCGTTACAAATATGATCAGATCCCTCTTTTCCTTGTTCTCCACCTTCGTTCTGAAGAACTGCCCCACTATCGGAAGATCTCCAAAGAAAGGCAACTTACTTTCCGTTACATTTGAAGTTTCCCTGATCAAACCACCTATCACTATAGTGCTGTTGTTTTTCACAATGAGATGAGTTTGAGCCTCTCTTGTTCTCTCACCTGGCACTTCGTTAACGTAGTTTCCAGGCTCACTCGCTTTTACGAAAAGATCGAGTTCTATAGTATCATCACTCCTAACGAACGGAGTGATAGAAAGTTCTATACCAGTTTCGAGAAATTGAACTTCAGGCGTTCCATCTCCATTTGTATCTGTGACGTAAGGAATTCTGTCTCCGATGAGAATCCGCGCTTCCTTACCACTGGTGGTTACAATCCTGGGACTAGCTAGCAGATCGTCCAAAGTATTGCTCTTTTGATCGCCGTAATGAAGAGACAACATACCGTTGAAGATGTCGTTGAACACTTTCTCAAAGTCAAGATAATCTGCTACTGAGAAAGAAATGCCAGCACCGGAAGATCCTAAACTCACACCTGCGCTGTCTAGAGTTAGACTCCTTTCTTTACTGAGTCTGTCTATCAAGGATTTATCCACTATTCTCGCGGAGATCTCAACCTGTTTGATGGGTTTCTTAAGTTTTTCTATGATCCCATCCAGTTCCTTCTTTATTGTCTCAGAGATACCCGTAACTACCATGAAATTGTTCAAAGAATCCACATAAACTGTCCCACCGTAGAATTCTACGAGGGCTTTTATTTGTTCGAAGTTGTGCGGAATTTCATAGATGTACCTTTTCGCCAAATCTTGCTTCGGTTTGGAGACAACGTATATTCCTTCCTTCTGTTCAAAGAGATACCCATAGTTTTGGGATATCA
Protein-coding sequences here:
- the murJ gene encoding murein biosynthesis integral membrane protein MurJ, encoding MSNTRKTLSFSAGTLISRITGLFRDITLASVFGASSVLDAYYIAIVFPFFLRRTFAEGAMSSAFLPIYNQLKTKEEKERFTSAVLTSLGLITLGVVIFSEIFPRFMVSIFATGAEESIRSLASSLLRITAPFISIVFVWAVFYSIHNSQHRYFLPALTPMFSNIGVIMGSLTGDIKWSAFGFTAGGLIALLVLLPYREGFKYRPTFRGLKKFYRMFFATFLTMAVSQIATLVDVNVSSFLDPGSLSLIQLSSRLYQLPLGIFGVAVSTVALSTLSQVKEEEFNSNLSDFIIKSLFLTIPSTVGLIVLSKRLLSLLFGYGAFTSKDVKTASEILSMYALGLCFVALFHLLSRAYHAKRKARIPFLAMLLVSVVNVCLDVVLGLTLRAKGIALATSVSYIVGFFFLFFKMKPSLDNRIFKILVSAIVMGVTLLLIKNLFTTRIGTVFLVFLGAGTYIGVGKILKLREVEEIFRTKLH
- the flgM gene encoding flagellar biosynthesis anti-sigma factor FlgM, translated to MIDGVNGPREINPLEGIKRPSVERSREKKKNDSADRVEFKNVESIKKLSEEAKNISTIREELVEELRKAIESGNYFIDTERLARSILKELSE
- the amrB gene encoding AmmeMemoRadiSam system protein B, which encodes MIRKPAVAGLFYPSRSDELIEMIKMCFLDERIGPGKLPGPVDLSLNKLLALVSPHAGYVYSGPVAAWGYLEVAKFGKPSLVVIVGPNHTGFGKSVGVWPNGFWETPLGAVPINEKAAQIILENSRYAEEDTLSHLREHSIEVQLPFLQFVFGDFSFVPICLMDQSPMVAEDLAQAINTLSKEFEGTLVVASTDLNHYEDQKTTMRKDSYIIEAIEKRNPGMLYEYLVREDISMCGYGGVATVLNLKFQNSKILKHATSGDVSGDTLEVVGYLSAILF
- the flgK gene encoding flagellar hook-associated protein FlgK encodes the protein MPDMSMFGILNTALTGIYTHKLAMNVVGHNIANANTPGYSRQRPIIEATPPIPLTTLTQPSVPLQMGTGSRVKTIIRLRDAFLDVQYRQVNNRYNYWDTILSNLHFVEQLLAEPNENGIRSLVDNFWNAFQEVMSDPTNVASKAEVVSRAQQMVSQVKDLYSRLEQLREDIDNEIVQRVSEINQMIERLADLNNKVRIGVTLKSPPNDLLDERDRILDKLSDLANISYTEAEDGQITLRIGNQIVLNGSTYNKLRALERPYGKGYHELFVGNAKLILTDGKLKALLDLRDSIIVRYMRKLDEFVLFTTDSVNLVHRDGFESNGVTTNLNFFKKIEAFSDDPAIFRLKGNRRLEMGPYHTVTGIHSAENTSEISNRYFETDDVILATGGGSFDSINISSGSTIGDVISAWGLLGTSLQIGPHAGGYRLYLEDTAGNLRNKLFLSLGDSLSKMGFNTETRGYLTIRESDIFSLERDVYRINVKYTLEDGTEQSETITIDLSGGVSLSSIESAINSSLHLRAYTYTDPSTGENMLIIIPDEQLNFDPSSLKVLSDGSFFTKSGAFVREYEVLRYEDTLENIFYGQTGFDPTLPFTITINSTDIEIDPAIDTLESFVGKINEKNAGVLADLTPHHSFVLRATSLYDFDLRMMEIIGPQGLFEALGLVDPDNDPTTFDWTSSYTLISRTDDFNTLKDRFKIADVVTFDRVTHDEPLNIVNQFDVSSSLVSNPANLAVDIGRTMENNDWNAEDLRPTGGANPKLLEIVQDLYHKRLLSNGKESFHEFFGGVVAELGVEAETASNLKTNTEILRQEIDGERERVKGVSLDEEMANMIEYQHAFNAAAKVISTVDEMIQAVINMVG
- a CDS encoding flagellar protein FlgN; this encodes MIKNDLKEVLCKKIEIMNKIRTLLEKELDAVVSKDFKRLEEILPQLEEMSMRMSSINEKLESTLKTYGEGVKLIDLLEIYRDDEEMIITLKEFFESLNKITFELQKLKQAIDFHLRYIDFVFSFQRNEITYRKDGSFDKEGPSVFYGRS
- the flgL gene encoding flagellar hook-associated protein FlgL; amino-acid sequence: MRVTNKMISDRVLFNIQTSLKRISKLHDQLSSGYRVRYPSDDAVVAKRASDIMTRKRELEQFQRNLDHVQTYVNAYDSALQTVSTVSQRLRELLVRASNGTLSRDEREAIAEEIDKIKENLVEIANTRIGNDYIFAGYDVFNRPVEFKNGAWEITTSPASEGKRSVVVLGYSVNYGVTASEVFKLDDGRNVFQTLEEVSNILRSNIDDDQISLHISNVALKDLSSFEEKITKVIGKIGGVSRFLEMMNSRIEDLDFFFTEYLSKERDADITELVTDLAMQQSVLEAALKSASRVLQATLVDFVR